One Deltaproteobacteria bacterium genomic region harbors:
- the tadA gene encoding tRNA adenosine(34) deaminase TadA yields the protein MRPPRTSPSRTIRVGGDRRPDRHPSFVHEPPTDPHLDADRRWMEEAIREAAAAGARGEVPIGAVVVLGDRLLARAGNASVAVHDPTAHAEVRALRAAAHAARNYRLLETTLYVTLEPCVMCMGAALHARVARLVYGCADPKGGAAGSLFDLASDQRLNHRIAVTAGVAEDGCRALLREFFRTRRVPST from the coding sequence ATGCGGCCACCAAGGACAAGCCCAAGTAGGACGATCCGCGTGGGTGGCGATCGGAGGCCCGATCGCCACCCGTCGTTCGTACACGAGCCCCCGACGGATCCGCACCTCGACGCCGATCGCCGCTGGATGGAGGAGGCGATCCGCGAAGCCGCCGCGGCGGGCGCGCGCGGCGAGGTCCCGATCGGGGCGGTGGTGGTGCTGGGCGATCGGCTGCTCGCGCGCGCGGGTAACGCGAGCGTGGCCGTGCACGATCCGACGGCGCACGCGGAGGTGCGGGCGCTGCGCGCGGCCGCACACGCGGCCCGAAACTACCGTCTCTTGGAGACGACCCTGTACGTCACCCTGGAGCCGTGCGTGATGTGCATGGGCGCGGCGCTCCACGCCCGTGTGGCGCGCCTGGTCTATGGCTGCGCAGACCCGAAGGGTGGCGCCGCGGGCTCCCTCTTCGACCTCGCGAGCGACCAGCGCCTCAACCACCGCATCGCAGTCACGGCCGGCGTGGCCGAGGACGGCTGCCGTGCCCTGTTGCGGGAGTTCTTCCGGACGCGTCGCGTGCCCTCGACGTAG